TTCATCATCTGCTGCACTTACTCTATGACCCATTTGTGCTTcgccttggataaaagcgtccgccGAATGAATACACGGAAACGCCTACATTTCGGAAACCACTCAAGCTCTTCTCGCCCTAAAATCCACTGACTCTGGCCGTTACGAATATCTCAACGCTAGCCACATTCGACAGCTGAAACTAACCAAGCAAGACAAAAAGACGGACCAAGACGAGACAAAAACAGTGCCCCCCAGTGTTCACCCGGTGAGTACCTGAATTGCCCACAGTGCCGTTGCCCACCAGCGCCCCCGGCTGTGCCAGGTGGTTGTGCCAGTGCCCTTCCCGTCCCGGCCCTCCCAGGCCTAGCTGCCTCCCCGCCGGCTGGGCGAAGATAATGCTGGGATCGTTGAGATTCAAGGGGCTGCCAACCGGGCCAGAGGCCCCGTTCCCGTTCCCATTCCCCGAAGCTGGGCGCAGGGGGAATTTAAggccgggaggggagggggcattcGAGCTGGAGGTCTGGATGACGGGGCCGTGGATGGGCCAGGAGGCGGAAGGGTGTGGGACCGGGTGGCgaggctgggtctggtgggACGGGAGTAGGCCCAGGGCGGTGAGAGCGCTGTGGGGATATTGGCTGGGGTGTGCAGGGGGGAAGCTGAAGAGGGACAGGGGGACCTGGGTGTGGGGCTGCTTGGGGGGGCCCATGCTGGAGGTCTTGCTCTGGGCGGActgaggggagctggaggccTGCGAGGAGCTCTGGGAAAACGGGGTCGGCTGGGGCGAGTAGGGCGGAGTCTGGCGGCTGTctgactggagagaggagagagtcggAAGGAGAGAATTAGGGGGAGGAAAAAGCCCATTTGTTATGCCACAAAAAATGGCTCATCTTGTAATTAACTGAACTTCCAAGCATAACGGTGACTGCGGAATGAAAGACGCACAGTACCAGTGTAGTACCCTCGGTCTAGCCTGGGGACTCGGTTCGAGGATCTGTgtactcacacactcagaagGCTGTCTGGTTCGCCCAGGACGGTCTGGGGTGGTCGGGGGGATGGGGATGGACTGGGAGCTCACCATGGCACGCATCATGTGGGGAACTGTGGGAGCCGGGAAAGCAAAACTCTTGAGTCACTACTGCCCCCTACTGGCGTGTATACGGTCAAGCCAGACCGTCCCTAAAATGAGTCGTCCTACAGACAGCTGTTCAAAAAAAatggatttgttctgaactggtgtgtttgtgagtatgtgtgtgtttgtgtgtgtgtgtgtgtgttagggatgTTCATGATTAATCATTAAATCGATGAATTTCCGTTAACATTTTTACCAGTAAAAAATTCCTTTGCCCAATAACATTTGCCGTCTCCATTGTGAGTCTAGAAATGGCAGTAATTGCGTCCCGGTGTTTCCGCTATATTCATCATTACCGCCACTGCTTCAGAATTGTACGAAATGTCATGTCATGAAGTTGTGACTTTACGACTGCGGAGCTGTGCGCTCTACGGAACCCAAACAAATAGCAGCTAGCGATCGCCGGCTGTTTGTTTCAACTGTTTGTGCTTTGTGAATCAATGTTTCTCGTAATGAATGTGCCTATATTGTTGATCAACTACAATTTGAACTGAGAAAATATGTCCTTAATGATTCATTGATAATTGATTGTTAACGTGCTCAGCTATTGGATAAGGAAAATGCAAGAAAATGTGCaacccctggtgtgtgtgtgtgtgtgtgtggtgtgtgtttacccGGCCCGCCGGCAGCCCTCTGTCTGAGCTGGCGGTACTCCGGGCAGTCCCTCCGAACATGACCCATGTCCCCACACTGGAAGCAGCGCCTCTCTCGGGGCTCATCGTCCTTCATCgcatcctcctccttctcgtTCTCCTTTTTCTTCATCCTGAgacacgcgcgcgcacgcaaACACGCAGAAGTCAGCCATGGGTCATCCACTCCGCTGACGGCACGCGTCAGGAACGCGGGTTCCAAGCGTCCAGGCGGAGGGATACGTACCTGCGTCTCTTGGGACAGTCCTTCATGTAGTGGCCGATCTTGCCACAGATCCTGCAGCAGCGGTCGTTGGGCGCCAGTTCCCCGTCCGTTAGCACCTTGGAGTCGAAGAAGTAGTCCTGCAACAGAGAAGGAACCCAGGAACATGgggtcagacacagagaggacgCTTCTAGAATGATCACCAGTTTACTCGCATGACACAAGGAGAaccggtgtgtgcgtgtgtgtcgtgtgCAACCCACCGCCTCCATGCCGTGTTGAGGGTAGAAGGGTGTTCCGAACAACTTTCTCCCATTTATGAAGGCCTTCATGATGAAGTTGGTCACTGTGTGGGGAGACAGAGCGTAGGGGTTAAGCCGTGATGACTGAAACAAACCCTTCCCTGAACGGATCCATCTATGTCCCGGACTTGAGAGCCATCTGTTTTGTCTTTGGACGACGAAGCTGCATAAATGCAGCAATACAATCAGTCGAATTCTCATGTAATGCGCTGTGTCAACGTTCTttgatatgttttttttatttattaaacagCTAAAAGGCTAAGACTTTTTGATTGGAAATAAACTTCCTTGGTTGATTCACACTCCTGCTTCGAGTGGATCCTCTGTCGTGTTCACTTACTTTTGCGCGAAACTCCAGCACCGAGATTATGATTCAAGTCAAAGGGATCTGAAGGGACAACCACAGTGAAGCGAGGGATTCATATCattattattttcatttttttttccccAATCACAACGATAACGTGGAAAAAAACTTCATTGAGTGAACACCTTCGATGGCGATGCACTTGGACGTCCACTGCTTCTCGAAGGTGGTGAGGCGCTTCCTCTGGCGAATGCTGATCACGTGCTCCTTGAAGTCAAACTCCTCGGTGTAGAAGCGCAGCAGGCCCAGCCACAGCTCGCCCACAGACTCCCCGTTCTGACTGTGCTCCGGCAGCCGCCGCCGctacccagggagggagggagggagagagtgaggggagtataggagaggaaggtgaagggacgagggaggaagggtggagagacagtgagaaagaagtagaggagagaggtgaagggacgagggaggaagggggggggagggtggagagacagagtgaagtaagtagaggggagagagaggtaaagggacgagggaggaaaggggggagggtggatagacagagtgagaggagtagaggagagagaggtgaagggaccaggggagatggtggagagacagagagggggagtgaattgaggagagagaggggggtgaagggaggagagagagggggtgaagggaggacagggagagagggggtagggggggaggagaaatagagggaggggtgaagggagaagagagagagggagggacacacacGTTGGGACAGGAAGTAGAGGACGCCCCCGGCGACTCACCAGTTCGTCAATGTCGTTGAAGAAGAAGGCGTTCCAGCCGTCCACCATCCTCTGAGGGACGCTCTGACCGTCAaagatctgagagagagagagagagagggggggggggggacaggacaggacaggacaaaaAACATCTATTGTATATAGACTCGTGAGACACTCCTATAAGTTGAGAAGGCGggtagggggtgggtgggtcgTTTACCTCCTGCAGAACGGGGATGACCGGGGGCTGCCTCTGCTGCAGGAAGTAGAGCACCATGAGGATGTAGGCGTAGGACGACAGACTGCCCCTGGACGCGTCGCCAATGTCGCAGCGCTGCGAGGGGAGGCGCGCACacgcggggaggggggggttagacGGCGTTAGGAGACACCTCGCGGATTAGTTCCTCAAaacgagccccccccccccccccccccccccccccagtcggGATGTAAAACCGATTCGCCGCCCCTACCTTGGCGAAGACTTTCATGGTGTAGCCCAGGTACTGCACGCGGGAGTCGATAGCGGCATAGGTCGCTAGCATCCTGGTGTTGTGCTGAGcctagaggaggggagggaggggggagcttGTCAGAGCAGCCAGTTGTGTGTGATGTGCCGGAGCTAGCTACAGAGGAAGCCTGTGTCCAGGTAAAAGAATGCTCTAGTCTAGACATACAAGCTTGCTTATTTTCATGTATTCAttgagcagacgcttttatccaaagcgacttcctaaagagagctttacaaaagtgcataggtcactgatcataacaccgaGATATCCCCAAACCCTGCgagtagccaaacatgaagcgtagattgtaaaaaaaaaactcaaaataagtgccaaacgGAAGAACTATAGGAGCATGtaattaaacaagttacaattaaacaacatgaacctcaaaaatggCTTACGGACCCTTTACATGTTAGGTTTACTTACATGCCTGGCTTACTTACAGACACTTTACATGCTAGGCTTGCTTATGGATACATGGCAGCCTTATTTATGAACACtttacaccaatttgcaccgtcATCATGTTTTACAACTACTCGGCATGCCAACTAGGACAGCTGTTTATCAACTTGAATAATTATCCTGTGTCTTTATATAATTGATTTTGTGACGGTTAACAGTGCATTTCCCCTTCTGGGCATCAATCAAGTCAAACTCTAGTCAGAGACAGTCTACAGAGGTTCCTTACCAGGGTGTTGTAAAGGCTGATGTCTCCCTCCAGGCCACTTTGCCTGTGTTCAAACTTCACAATAGGCACTTTAGCTGTTGTGATAGGCAGGATGTTCCGAAGTCCTGGGAAAGGCGAATAAAAGCATGAGCAGGAATGAGTGGCACAAAAAGAAACGTTTTGatgaaactgtttttttttttcgagaCATATGAAGGTAGCATCGCAGATGTCACTGATCCAGAGTTGTCGCTTACCTGTGTGTTTTTTGAGCACCTTGGCGAGTCCTTCGATGATCTCTTTGCAGTTTAGCAGCTGTTGGGTAAAGGGAATGGACATGAGATTCTGGAAAAAGCGGGTGGTAGCAGAAAGATCCATgttgattcccccccccccaacaacacGCACACTTCATACCTCTGCTGTGTCGTGGCCCTCCAGGGTCATGCAGATGTCGAGGTCACTGTCGCGGAAGCCAAAGCCGTTTTTGGACGagccaaacaaacacagctgGGCTTTGTCTGGATGGGGCGAGAGCATTTTCCGTCAACTCGACGCGAAACCAGCGCGGAACCTAAACGCCGGCCGGTCTGGCTCATGTTGCAAACGTCTCGGTGGGGTTTGGACGCCACGGAGGGTCCCACCTACCGTTGTACTCCTTGCGTATGAACCTCTCCAGACTGACCAGGATCTGCTCTCTCTTCTGCTGCTCAAGGAGGGAAGGGGATAGCTCATCTGCAAGCACAACGCATCAAAGACAAACATGGCGTTAGGTCAAGGCTCACTTGCTTTTTTCCATCTACGGATGTCCATTTTAAGAGCCATTTACACAACAAAATGTTGAGAAGcaattttgtcatatttgcaaAAAAACGAATATCCTGGAAGCAACCATTAAATCGAAAGGTTTGAcagtcaaataaaataaaaccaatatcTATGGGCGTTTCAgaactgtaataaacacaaccaattatTAAGGTCGGACCggcactaatgattggacggcaTTCAGTTTGAATGCAACGATTGGACGAGCTACTTGTATATCTACCTACCTACCACCGGACAGTAGTCAGGTATGTGTGTGGCTTTTAAGGGAAgtggtgggatattttggtttgaatcctttcgaACTCTAGCTAAAATTGCTAGGTTCACAAATGTTGCCTATCCTGCCTGTACGAAAATGTATTATAATGTTACAAATGTGATCGTGGTGTTGCGCTTTAGGGAGGACTAACGGTAGCAGAGTCGGCAGAGGCCATCCAGGATGTCGCGGAAGCGATCGCTCATGGGGGGAAGGGGCTTCAGTTCGATCTTCTTGAAGTCCTCAGGACACTCGTCCTTCAGGTGGCCGTCTCGTTTGCAAATGCTGCACACGACTGTGGGAGGCTGAGGGGAAACGGAGGCGTGTTCGTGATTTCACCACCTTGAAAGGCAACCGCAACTGTGCAGTAGCTTCATTTTCTGTTTCTCCTTTTACTTTCATGTGacatattatatttttttttttttggggggggggggtgtaaatcATGTGGGAGTGTGCTTTACCTTTCCCCCTGTGAAAATCATTTGGTCAAAGATATAGTGCAGATCCCCCGGAGCAACAGGGGTCAGCATGTCCCGTCGCAtcttctccccctgctcctcctcctcctcctcatcgctGTCAGGCAGCCcgttgggggtggagggtgggcagGCACCGGGAGAGGAAACCCTAAGGACAGCATGGGCCTCCTGGGCATCGCGGTCGGCAGAAGCCCCTCCTGTGGAGCTGCCGCCCTCGCTGAGGGCCAGGTCCCAGACGCTGCGGGCCAAcccccctgcttccctccctggACGTGAACCCGAACCGCAGTCTTCCTCGCGTTCGCCCTCCTCCTTTGTGTCCGAGCTCTCGGCGTTGGCTACGCGTCGTCCGTCGCTCTCTCTGGCTTTCGTCGACGGCACGGCCTTCCCCTCTTCTTCGTCCTTGTTCGGGTGGAGTTTGGAAGCCTTCCTGGCACTATGGCAACCCCCGGTGGCCCTGCCCTGCGGACAGGCGAAGTATTTGTACGCGGTGCGGAAGCGCTCTTGGATGTACTCGAAGACCATCTGACTATTCAGACTTCGGGCGACGTTCCTTTTCAGAGCAAAAGGATCTGGAgagggaaaagaagaagaagaaaaaactggaTGGTGACATCAATAGAACTCTGACTGAATGTCAAGGCGAAGCTGGACCCTCCCCCGGGAAGGTTTAAAAGGATTGGAcagtttccccctctcaccTTCGATGGCGAGCCGGCGGCGGGGCCAGTTCTTCCCCTCCCTGGAGAGCAGCTCTCGGAGGCGGATGCTGATGATGTGCTCCTCCAGGGCGAACTCCAGCGTGTAGAAGCGAAGCATCTCGAGCCACAACTGGCCCAGAGACACGCCCTTCCCGAGGTCGAGGGTCAGAcgagtctgggggaggggggggggggggggacagcatAAGAGCAGACCGTGTTAAGACCAAAGATCCAAGCTGGGTGTTCCTGTAAATCGGTGGTCGTCCGCCtcggtcctcagggaccccctgccttgcatgttttagatgtatccctgctccaacacacctggttcaaatgaaCGGATCATTATCAGACTTCTGACAATGTATTCCTTTGTATCAGATGTGTTGGAACAAGGAAACATCGAAAACATGCAGGACGGGGGTGAGGGTCCCcttaggaccagggttgagagcgACAGCTATGAATGGATTCGATTGAGCATTTAGGGTTACCATTCCCCCTGAGTGGCCAACATGAGATTTGGGCTCTGGCTTCGCCTTCGCCTCCCCCCTGCCGTCACTTCGTCCCTCGTTGGTGCTGGGCGGTCTGTGCGCCCATCCCACAAAGATGTCCATCTCCACTCCAGTCAGATGATACTCATCCACGGTCTTCACATCGAAGCCTTCGATcttaacaacaaacaaaacatatttAGGTTGCTCCTCCTTTTGTTCGgttcaatcaacaacaacaaaaaggcaTGGCCCACTTTAGGAACTGGCTAGTACCTGGGCCTGTACCAGTAGAGAATAACATGGACGTCTGCAAGAGCTCTGGAGTTTTTTCCCCAGGAATAATGAACGGAGTCTGGGGTCTGCATCGCTCTGGGCGGAGACCCCCGGTGTAGCTTACCCAGTAACCCAGGTAAACTGGGAGGATAGGTGTTCTCCTCTGCTGGAGGAAGAAGATGACCATGAGGGAGAAGGAGTAGGACGGTATCCCTCCTTCCGCTTGGCAGTCAATGTGGCACAACTACAAAAGAGGAACAGATTTGAATTACATTTCGTCGGGGGACTCCTGGTCTAGACCAAGATACAACAAGGGAAATCCAGTTcattctcctccagccttacccTTGCCCAGTAGCGGAAGGCCAGGACCAGGGGAATGAGTCGAGGTTCCAGTTTCGCCAGTGCAGCTAGGTGGTTGGTGGTGAGGCAGGCAACGTCGTTCCCGGCACTCACCTTGCACATAAGCCCGCTGGATAAGACAGAGGACGAGACGACTTAGAAGATGACCCTGAACAGTGGGATACCTTGTATCTAAATGAAAATCAAGCTTAATGAGAGCTGGGTCGTACTGGAAGCTCAGCTGGGtctcagagagacagatggtGTGTGCTTGACATCCCGGAATTATGTTGTAGAAAAAACAGTTGGACATGTGCTGACAGGATAACTTACCTATTGATATCTCTGCAGAATATCACAGGAACTTTGGCATGAAAGTCAGACTCAACCTCAGAAAGTTGAGCTGTAAAAACATAAAACCAAACGAGACAATATTCTCCTTAGTGTTGTTTATGGTATACACTCCTCATAAGTGTTAATAGTCTGCGCTGTATATTTGTGAAATTATGTTTTATATGTGGATAAAGTGTCAAACAGATTGACATGAAGACTGGTTTAAACAATGAATGTAGCTCTACAGAGTGGGGCATAAAGAGCTCATTGAGTCTCACTATAGTCCTcatgctaatgttacagcctCAACAAAGGATGCCACTCAAGGTCCAACTAACCACTGTTCTTCAGGATTTCCAGTACTTGTATCAATACATCTGGCTGTGTCATCTAAGGAAACAAAGAGAGCAGAGGGCATTTAAAGACATAACTGCTGATATTGTTGTTACTTCTTTTAAATGTCCAATTTCAACCTATCCTGACCAGTACTTCTCGTTATCAATTGTATAATTTCCCTCACAAAACCAGTTGCGTCCTATTCAAGGTCATCCCTGCTTAGAACAATAGGTGATAAGGACAAACTCTTCAAAGACTTCTGCCGTCTTCCTCGCGTTGTTACACGGCTGTTACAAGGCCCAGAGAAAGTGGAGACACTTACGGTGGGGGGGTAGGTGACGTCAATGTTGACGTCACTCGTTTTGAAGGCAAATCTGGTAAGGCAGGAGCCATAGAGACGGAGGGAGCATGCTGGGAAGGAAGAAATAAGCACATTAGCGTCACAGCACCACACACGTAGCACTTCTCGTTGCCGCTAAATTAGGCTGACGAGGTTTGGGATCAGGTGAAGATTCTaggtctacacacacaaaaggtgACCAATCAAATTCGACAACGTTCTATATTTACATGTCTAAACACGCCGTCACACCAAAGGCTATATGCATATGTATTATGCAGCGTCAACCTTGATGTTTTGAAGGCTACTCTCGTTGGAGAGTGAATGGCCGACAACAGACCCCTTTTTCGCTAATTGTCAAActgagaaaaacaacattacCCAGCATACCACAAAAAAAACCAAAGGATTTTTAAACGCTTAACGTTTTGGACTAGGTGTATATCTACACAGTAAAGTCATAACTTttgaaatatttacatttttgcgTAATTACTGACGGTAGTCGAGAGGTCCACGACAGACCGCCTTTACACTAACAGTTACCTGCTAGGTGTAGCTTGATGGTCTCTTCCATCCTGGTGACCACAGCTTGACGGACCTCGAAGTCCTCTTCAGAGATGCCATGCTGGCTGGCGGTTTCCAAGATGGCAGCATCCACCGCTCTCAGCTGGGCAGAGGAAGGTGGAGGCAGTGCACGCAACTCGttctcctcctgcttctcctagAAAACAGCAGAACCATACGACAGCACAGTCCCTCTTAAACAAGGGTTTGAGAATCCTACCGGTTACGGAATTGGACGCCTGAGTGCTACGAAAATAAGTCGAAAATGCAACGAAACGGTCCGTAATACCATAATGTTCCTCTTGTGTCTCTTTTCCTTGATGTGTTTGTGGGCCCCTTGTATGTTCTCAATGTGCACTGAACACAGTTTGCATACGTACTGGAAGTTAGGGTACTCAGGAGACTGCTGTGAAGaacaaaatgagaaaaagaAAGCCAATCAGGACCGAGGAGCTGTTGATCACGTCCAACCCTAAACTTTGGATATGCAAATGAGAAGACAACAGGAGCTCCA
The sequence above is a segment of the Hypomesus transpacificus isolate Combined female chromosome 26, fHypTra1, whole genome shotgun sequence genome. Coding sequences within it:
- the tut4 gene encoding terminal uridylyltransferase 4 is translated as MEESKSPLKSVKTSRNEARGVKAPSTKSLKEVPAQKEGTRSASRSKENVTVAKDGHKEAGSHGLGKGPIDGPQDQGRGKPRRLTGRTSSGERGKGKAGGQQQAGQVPNSRALPAPDSGPTVVPKAPKEGPAKETKSSKAAHVKEKPIGENAGVLVGLPVQEGRAAGSGMEGGAGITDQQLGLKQAEERLYRDYIHRLVKQSPEYPNFQYVCKLCSVHIENIQGAHKHIKEKRHKRNIMEKQEENELRALPPPSSAQLRAVDAAILETASQHGISEEDFEVRQAVVTRMEETIKLHLAACSLRLYGSCLTRFAFKTSDVNIDVTYPPTMTQPDVLIQVLEILKNSAQLSEVESDFHAKVPVIFCRDINSGLMCKVSAGNDVACLTTNHLAALAKLEPRLIPLVLAFRYWARLCHIDCQAEGGIPSYSFSLMVIFFLQQRRTPILPVYLGYWIEGFDVKTVDEYHLTGVEMDIFVGWAHRPPSTNEGRSDGRGEAKAKPEPKSHVGHSGGMTRLTLDLGKGVSLGQLWLEMLRFYTLEFALEEHIISIRLRELLSREGKNWPRRRLAIEDPFALKRNVARSLNSQMVFEYIQERFRTAYKYFACPQGRATGGCHSARKASKLHPNKDEEEGKAVPSTKARESDGRRVANAESSDTKEEGEREEDCGSGSRPGREAGGLARSVWDLALSEGGSSTGGASADRDAQEAHAVLRVSSPGACPPSTPNGLPDSDEEEEEEQGEKMRRDMLTPVAPGDLHYIFDQMIFTGGKPPTVVCSICKRDGHLKDECPEDFKKIELKPLPPMSDRFRDILDGLCRLCYHELSPSLLEQQKREQILVSLERFIRKEYNDKAQLCLFGSSKNGFGFRDSDLDICMTLEGHDTAELLNCKEIIEGLAKVLKKHTGLRNILPITTAKVPIVKFEHRQSGLEGDISLYNTLAQHNTRMLATYAAIDSRVQYLGYTMKVFAKRCDIGDASRGSLSSYAYILMVLYFLQQRQPPVIPVLQEIFDGQSVPQRMVDGWNAFFFNDIDELRRRLPEHSQNGESVGELWLGLLRFYTEEFDFKEHVISIRQRKRLTTFEKQWTSKCIAIEDPFDLNHNLGAGVSRKMTNFIMKAFINGRKLFGTPFYPQHGMEADYFFDSKVLTDGELAPNDRCCRICGKIGHYMKDCPKRRRMKKKENEKEEDAMKDDEPRERRCFQCGDMGHVRRDCPEYRQLRQRAAGGPVPHMMRAMVSSQSIPIPPTTPDRPGRTRQPSECSDSRQTPPYSPQPTPFSQSSSQASSSPQSAQSKTSSMGPPKQPHTQVPLSLFSFPPAHPSQYPHSALTALGLLPSHQTQPRHPVPHPSASWPIHGPVIQTSSSNAPSPPGLKFPLRPASGNGNGNGASGPVGSPLNLNDPSIIFAQPAGRQLGLGGPGREGHWHNHLAQPGALVGNGTVGNSEPGYQTKFGGVTQGSRPWEHGNTAHYSLSPSWPYRMPQNFLQQGNGGFQPGKPFMGQGSVVHPSQHFPLLPHGRHHVNLNYIQQKK